The nucleotide sequence GCTTTGGAGAAGTTCGAGATTAACACGACGGATCGGTGTGAAGGCGCGAATTAACTGTGTTGCGTCCAGATCGCCGTAGTCGAAAGTATTTGACCAGTCATTCTGGTCATAAGGCGTTATAACCGGTTCTTTTTCCGCCATGATGTAACGGTACCGGAATCCCCAGGCGTACTCTGTATCGATCATGTGAATCAGAATCTGACGAGGCGACCATGCGCCGGCTTCTTTTTTGGAAAATGCCTCCGTTTGAGCATCATCTAACAGCAAACGCAAAGTGTCTGAGGTCTTGCGCAGAATCTGAAAAGCTCCTTCACGATCGAAAGCATGCACCTTCTTACAGAAAACACATTCCGCCATACCAATCCTCCAGCCTTTTCTATCATATAACGCAAAGGCGCGAAGGCGCAAAGTTAAGAAAATGTATTTCTTATTTTCTTTGCTTTCTTGCGCCTTTGCGTTAAAGAGCTATTTCAGTTTGGCGAGCATGGAAGTCCGGATCATTGAAACCGGGATGGAACCATAGCTCAAAACCGCATTGTGGAATTCGCCAATTCGGAAATTCTCCTTCTGCTTCTTTTGATATTCGTTTCGCAGATCCTGAATCATCAGCATACCCATCAAATAAGAAAGCGGTTGAGTCGGAGTTTGCGTATACCGGCGGACCTCTCCTTCTGCAGCGCCGCGTTCGAGCCTGGTGTGTTCCAACATCAAATTCACGGCATCTTCGAAGCTCATGCCATCAACGTGCATACCCACATCGGCCAATACGCGGACCGCACGAACCAGAACCCACCGGTAAGCTTGAAGACTATCGATGGGTGTGGAATAGAAGCCGAACTCTTCCGCCAGTCTCTCGCAATACAGTCCCCAACCTTCGGACATCAAAGAACTCCCGGTCAATCTACGAATTTTAGAGAGTCTGTTCTGGTGAATAAACTGCAAATGGTGGCCAGGATATGCTTCGTGCACCGTTGTATTTTCTACGTCAATGTAAAATTCACCAAGAAGTCCTGATTTTTTTTCCGCGGGCAAACTTGCATCAACGGGAGTAACAAAATAAAAGCCTTTCTGTTCTTTTTCAAAAGGAGCCGGTTGAAAGTAAGCCGCGTAAGGAGTAACAAACCGCATAAACAACGGCGTTTCAATCACGTCCAGTTTTTCTTCCGGAATTGAAGCAAGTTTCTTATCCAGAACCCATTGCCGGGCCCGGTCTGTCGCTTTTCTATATTCCGGCAACACCTGGTCCTCTGGCCAATGCTTTTTCTTTGCCTCTTCCAGAATTTCCCACCACTTCTTCTTCGGATCGAGTTTCGCGGCAACGCGATCCATCTCGGCT is from bacterium and encodes:
- a CDS encoding DUF885 domain-containing protein translates to MRLLILSILLAFLICPQASASTEDEKFSKLVDEYLELSWQLSPLNATFSGIHKYDDQLESLLLAESRKRMEQNKAFLQRFEQEIDSSKLDEGNRIDYQLILDGGKAQEFSLEKSRDLEKDPGIYPQVLAGTGFLMFSREYAPFPERMSNLAKRMKKMPQILEEGKKNLKNPPRLWTEIAIETTKGAVGFYRDLIGNSISEMPEGDDLRKRLETGNAAVIAALQAYQQFLEKDLLLKSTGAFADGRENFVYRLKNFYLMDQTPEEIKSSANKVLKETKAEMDRVAAKLDPKKKWWEILEEAKKKHWPEDQVLPEYRKATDRARQWVLDKKLASIPEEKLDVIETPLFMRFVTPYAAYFQPAPFEKEQKGFYFVTPVDASLPAEKKSGLLGEFYIDVENTTVHEAYPGHHLQFIHQNRLSKIRRLTGSSLMSEGWGLYCERLAEEFGFYSTPIDSLQAYRWVLVRAVRVLADVGMHVDGMSFEDAVNLMLEHTRLERGAAEGEVRRYTQTPTQPLSYLMGMLMIQDLRNEYQKKQKENFRIGEFHNAVLSYGSIPVSMIRTSMLAKLK
- a CDS encoding DinB family protein gives rise to the protein MAECVFCKKVHAFDREGAFQILRKTSDTLRLLLDDAQTEAFSKKEAGAWSPRQILIHMIDTEYAWGFRYRYIMAEKEPVITPYDQNDWSNTFDYGDLDATQLIRAFTPIRRVNLELLQSVDPKLFDKQARHPQYGTITVGMMIPHLAAHDLNHLQQIRDRLPVA